The following nucleotide sequence is from Fructobacillus americanaquae.
TTCAGGCTGTTGAAATTGCCCGTGACTTGGGCTTGGAAATTGTGCATACCCAAACGGAATTTTCGTTGGGCTTAATTGGCAAGTATGTGGCCCGACGGTTAAAGATTCCTGTTATTCATACCTATCACACGCAATATGAAGATTACACACATTATGTTGCGAAAGGGATGTTAATTCGGCCCAGTGCAGTTGGTCATATCGTCAAGGCCTACCTGAAGGGAATGGAGGGCGTAATTGCTCCTTCTGAGCGGGTCAAAGAAAGTCTCCTCAGTTATGGTGTGACGATTCCAATTCCAGTGATTCCAACCGGTGTGGCTATCCAAAAGCGAGAAGCTCATCACGATCTTCGTAAGCAGTACGGTTTGGCTGAGAATCAGCCGGTGATTTTATCTTTGGGGCGGTTAGCTTTTGAAAAAAATGTGGCTTTGACCATTTCTGCCTTTTCTGAGCTTTTGCAGACCGTTCCAGATGCCAAGCTCATGATTGCTGGTGACGGCCCAGCTAAAAAATCACTGGAAGAACAGGTTGAAGACATGGGCTTGCAGGAAGCGATCATTTTTACGGGAATGATTAATCATGACCATGTCGGTGATTACTATCGAATGGCTAACGTTTTCGTTTCCTCATCAGATAGTGAGACACAGGGGCTAACTTTTATTGAAGCCTTGGCAGCCGGCCGGCCGTTTGTCGCTGTTCGTTCACCTTATTTAGAAGAAGTGGTGACCAATAAGGCCATTGGAACGTTAATTGATGATTACGACGAGTTCCTAGCTGCCACTTTATACTACTTACAGCATTCTGATACAGCTGCCGATGATCAAATTCGGGCAGCAGCAGTAAAAAACGTTGATGCAACGACTTTTGCGGATCGAGTCTTAAACTTTTATGACCAGGTCTTGCAGAATTACCACCATGATGACGTTGATGACGATTCAGACCAGTTAACGGATGAAGAGGTCGGCTATATCAAACGTCTCTTACGCAACCCCTTTAGGAGAAGCTAACTTGAAGGTTCTGTTATATTTTGAAAACCAAAAATTGATTGCCAAATCAGGAATTGGTCGAGCAATGCGCTTGCAACAAGAAGCGCTAGCACCAATTGCTAATGTGGAGGTAACGACTGACCCCAAGTGTACAGACTATGATATTTTGCATATCAACACTTATGGCGTGAAATCGATGTATATGGTCAAAAAGGCCCACAAGATGGGGAAAAAGGTGGTTTACCACGCTCATTCGACTTATGAAGACTTTCGTAATTCATTTTTTGCCTCAAATTTGATTGCACCCTTGTATAAAAAGTACTTGGTAGCCCTCTATGGTCAAGCCGATGCTTTGATTACGCCAACGCCGTATTCAAAATCACTTTTGAAAAATTACGGTCTCACACAGCCAATTTATGCTATTTCAAATGGGATTCGTTTGAGTAAATATGCAAACGATCCACAAAAAATTCAGGCCTACAAGGATTATTTCCGTATTCAACCAGGACAAAAGGTTGTGATGTCTGTTGGTCTATTCTTTGAGCGTAAGGGGATTTTTGACTTTGTTGAATTAGCCAAGCGGCACCCAGAAATTACCTTTATTTGGTTTGGTCATACCAACCCCGCCATCTTGCCACGCAAAATTCGCCGGGTTGTCTTTGGTGGCGAACATCCCAAAAACCTCATTTTCCCGGGTTATTTATCTGGCGATGTGATTTTAGGGGCCTTTGCTGGGGCTGATTTGTTTTTGTATCCATCTTATGAAGAGACAGAGGGAATTGTTGTCTTAGAAGCCTTGGCCTCTAAGCAGCGTCTCTTGGTTCGTGATATTCCAGTTTATGATTCTTGGCTGAAAGACGGCGTTAACAGCTATAAGGCAGAAGACTTAGACGACTTTGACCGTCAAATGGTCGCAATTTTAGCCGGTGAAAAATCTGATTTGACGCAGGCTGGCTTCCAAGTTGCACAAGAAAAAGATTTAAACCGAGTTGGCGAAATTCTTGCTGAGGTTTATCAAGCAGTTTTAGATAATCGCGCCTTGTCACTTAACCCTGACCAGGACGAGGCGCTTATGCCAGCTTGGTCGACGAATCGGTCTTAGGAGATTCTTGATGGGTGCTTTAAAATCCAAAAAAAACCAATTATCGGCCTTGCTTGTCCTCGTGCTAACAGGTCTAACCGTCTATTATTTGACGCGGGAATTAAGTGGCCGTGAAAAGCAATTAGAGGCTGCGCTGAAAGTCTTAGACTGGCATTTTCTTGTGCTTGCATTGTTGACGATGATGCTGTCGTTGCTGCTAGAGGCATTGGCTACTAGATCTCTGCTGAGTTCTGTTGACCGAAAGAATACGAGTTGGGGAACGTTGATTCGTGTTCCGTTGTTGAATCAACTAGGGACGGGTCTGACGCCTTTTGCTTCCGGGGGACAGCCAGCACAACTATATGCGTTAACTCGAGGAAAAATTGAAGGTAGCCGCGCTTTATCTGTGACTTTGATGAAATTTTTGGTTTATCAAATTGTGGTCGTTTTGTTCTTTATCGTCGGCTATGTAGCCGCTGATTCTTTCATCTACAAAAATGTTGATCCAGCCTTTGCGACTTTCATTCCTTTTGCTATCGCTATTCACGCCGTCGTGATTATCGGTCTGCTGTTGATCATGTTTTGGCCACAGCTGTCTTTGAAGGTTGTTGAGTGGTTTGGCCGTGGCGCGCGAAAGTTTATGAGTGCCAGTCGAGTTAAAAAATTAGTTGACACGACGGAAGATAAGGTCAATAATTTCCATCAGGAGTCAAAACGTGTGGCCCGCTCGGCTAAGTCACTCCTGGTAGCAACCCTGTGGACTGCTCTGCAATTAATTGCCTTTTACCTGGTGCCCTATTTTGTTATCCGGGCCTTTGGCTATGCCTCCGTGAACCCCTGGCTGATTTTAACAATGAACATTATGATCGTGATGGTTATTTCGTTGTTTCCAATTCCAGGTGGTGTTGGGGGGGCGGAGCTGTCCTTTCAACTTCTCTTTACGCCTTTTGTTAAGAACCCAGCAACGCTAGTCTTGGTTATCTTAATTTGGCGCATCATTACTTATTACTTCTGTCTCTTTGCTGGTATTTTAGCCTATGTAATTCCTAATAAGGAGCAGCGGTTGGCAAAGAAACAAAGGGGGTAAAAAGAATGGATGAATTAGCCAGTAAAAGTGTTTTAACAACGATATTAAACCGGCTCTTTGCCATGGAAAAATCAACGGACCAGCGTTTTCAAGTTCGACGTTTTGATTCTTACGGCTTAGAGGTTTTAAAGGTAACCCTTGATCAAGAAGACAAGGTTTGGACAATCGAAGAACACCGGCGCAATAAGCAATATAAATTTGATGATGTTGATTTGGTTGCCATCGAGATTTACGATGTCCTCTTCGATATTCAACATACCTTTTAAGTTTTGTGAGGAAAACCAATATGTTAGCTCGTCTTAAAAATGAATTCAAGCCAAAAAAACTCTGGCAAAAGATGAAGAATACTAAGGACTTTTGGACTAGTATTAGTGGTTTTTTTGTTTTGAACCTTTTTTTTGTGTGGTTAAAGACTTATATTAATTACCACATCAATTTTTCTTTGGGTGCCCAAGGACCAATTCAGGATTTCTTGCTGTTCTTGAATCCAATCCCAACGGCCATTATTTTGCTCGGGATTGCACTCTATTTTCGCGGGAAAGTGGCTTATATTCTAGCCTGGGTGATGAACTTAATTCAGACCCTTTGGCTCTTTGCTAATATCCTTTATTACCGTGAGTTTTCTGATTTCTTATCCTTTGGGATTATGGGATCTGGTTCATCAACGGGAAATAACCTGGGCAAGTCAATTGCAGCCATTATTCGCCCAACGGATTTCTTAGTCTATGTTGACTTGATTGTGATGGCCGTCCTCTTACTCTTTAAGTTTTGGCCGATTGATAAGCAAGCGATTCAAAAACGTTATGCGATTTTGACAACTATTTTAGGAATTGTCTTGATGTTGGTCGATTTCGGTGTAGCTTCGGTTGACCGATCGGGCCTGTTGACGCGCTCATTTGATAACAACTATATTGTCAAGTACTTAGGCTTAAATGAATACGCTGCCTTTAATGCCTGGCAGACCAATAATCAAACGAAATCTCGTAAAGAAGCCAGTGCCGCTGATTTACAAAAGGTTCAAGATTTCTTGAAGCAAAATTCAGTGCCGGCCAATATTTCATACACCGGAACCGAAAAGGGGAAGAATGTCTTCGTCATTCACCTTGAGTCTTTCCAGCAATTTTTGATTGATTACAAGGTTGATGGTCGCGAAGTAACACCAAACTTAAACGCCTTCTACCACGATCAAAATACCCTTTCGTTTGATAACTTCTACAACCAAGTTGGACAAGGAAAGACATCTGATGCTGAAATGATGCAGGAAAATTCCTTGTACGGACTTTCAACCGGATCAGCAATGACCAAGTACGGTTCCAGCAATACCTTTGAGGCGACACCGGCCATCCTAGGCCAACAGGGCTACACTTCTGCCGCCTTTCATGGTGATGTGCCAACCTTCTGGAACCGAAATAATACTTATAAGTCCTTTGGCTATAATTATTTCTTCTCAAAGAACTTCTATAAGGATAGCGATAAGCCAAGTTATAATGTTGGTTATGGAATGAAGGATAAGATTTTCTTGAAGGATACTGCTCAATATATCGAACAGTTACCACAGCCATTCTATGCCAAGTTAATTACGGTGACGAACCACTACCCATATGAAATTGATAAGGAAGATACTGATTTCCCAGCTACAAAGACTGGTGATACTACAGTTGATGGTTATGTTCAAACAGCGCACTATCTTGATCAGGCGTTCGGTGAACTGATGGCTTATCTCAAGCAGGCTGGCTTGTACGATAACTCTGTCTTTGTTTTGTACGGTGACCATTATGGTATTTCTGAAAATCATAAGCCTGCCATTGCGAAATTATTGGGTAAGACTTCTGTTAGCGATTACGACTTGGCCCAATTCCAAAAGGTGCCATTCATGATTCATGCAACTGGCTTGCAGGGTGGAATCAACGATACCTACGGTGGTGAAATCGATATGATGCCAACTTTGATGAACCTTTTGGGGGTTTCAACAGAAGGGATGACCATGTTCGGTCACGATTTGTTGTCAACTCAAAATCCACAAATTGTTGCTTTCCGTGATGGTGATTGGACGACACCAACTTATACAAAGTATAAGAACCAGTACTTCGATAGTAAGACTGGTCAGAAATTGTCAATCGATAATAATCCAGCGTTAAAGGCAACGGCGCAGCGAGTGCAATCATACGTTGATGAATCGCTATCAAATTCGGATAAGGTAATTACAGGTGATTTGCTTCGCTTTGATAAGAACCGTTGGAATTTCCACCAAATTGATAAAAAATCGTACGACTATACGAAGGCCAATACCTTGAAAGCATTGAAGGCGAGCCAGTCGTCGAGTCCAACTTCGATTTTAGCCTTACGTAACGGCCAATCGACTGTAGCAGATTATAAGACTGATGCACCAGAGTTGAAATAAAAAACAAAACAAGAAAACGGACACGTTCAAGTGATAGAACATGTGTTCGTTTTTTGTTATATTTGTTATAATATTCCTGAATGATTTTTTTACCAGGCGAGGAGGATTTATCTTGATTACACCGCAAAAAGATCAAAGCTTTGAAGTCGTTTCAAAGTACCAACCGACTGGTGATCAGCCGAAAGCGATTGATAAACTCGTGAAGGGTTTAAAAAATGGCGTCAAGGAGCAAATTTTGCTCGGGGCAACGGGAACTGGGAAAACATTTACAATTTCCAATGTGATTGCTCAAAACAATAAGCCCACCTTGGTCCTGTCACACAACAAGACCCTGGCTGGTCAGCTCTATTCAGAATTAAAGGAATTCTTCCCACATAATGCGGTTGAATACTTTGTTTCTTATTATGATTACTACCAGCCAGAGGCTTATGTCCCTTCTTCAGATACCTTTATTGAGAAGGATTCCGCGATTAATGACGAAATTGACCAATTGCGCAATTCGGCAACGGCTTCACTTTTTGAGCGTAATGATACGATTGTTGTTGCTTCAGTCTCGTCAATCTTTGGTTTGGGTGACCCGCACCAGTACCAAAACCACGTGATTTCCTTGCGGGTCGGTAACGAATATGGTCGCAATCAATTGATGCGCGACCTGGTTGACATTCAATTTACCCGAAACGATATTGACTTTCAGCGTGGAACTTTCCGGGTGCGCGGCGATGTGATTGAAATTTTCCCGGCCTCCCAGGATGAGCTGGCCATGCGAGTTGAGTTCTTTGGCGATGAAATTGACCGCATTCGACAAATCTCAGCCTTGACGGGTCAAGTTGTTTCTGAACGCGACCATGTGGCGATTTTTCCGGCTAAACACTTTATGACTGATGATGAACGGATGAAGGCAGCCCTGATTGGTATTCGCCAGGAAATGGAAGACCAGGTCAAGAAATTTGAAAAAGCAGGAAAACTTCTTGAAGCCCAAAGGATTAAGCAACGAACCGAATATGACCTCGCCATGTTGAATGAAATGGGCTTTACTTCTGGAATTGAAAATTATTCGCGCTGGATGGACGGACGCAAAGAAGGGGAACCACCATTTACCCTTCTTGACTTCTTTCCCGATGATTTTTTGCTTGTTGTCGATGAAAGTCACGTGACGATGCCACAGGTGCGCGGAATGTACAATGGTGACCGTGCTCGAAAGCAAACTTTGGTTGATTATGGTTTCCGTCTCCCTTCAGCATTAGATAACCGTCCTCTGCAATTACCAGAGTTTGAAAAACATGTTAATCAAATCATTTATATGTCGGCCACGCCAGGTGATTACGAACTTTCTCGGGTACCCAAACGTGACATTGTTGAGCAAATTATCCGGCCAACCGGCTTGCTCGATCCGGAGATTGAAGTCCGCCCAGTGATGGGGCAGATCGACGACTTAGTCGGTGAAATTAACCTGCGGGTAGAACGCAATGAGCGCGTCTTTATTACAACGCTGACAAAGCGGATGTCAGAGGATTTGACGGACTATTTGAAGGACGTTGGTATTAAAGTAGCTTACCTGCATTCCGATATTAAGACGCTTGAACGAACGGCCATTATCCGTGATTTGCGTTTGGGAAAGTACGATGTGCTCGTCGGTATTAACTTGTTACGTGAAGGAATTGATGTCCCCGAAACCTCTTTGGTAGCCATTTTGGATGCTGATAAAGAAGGTTTCTTGCGTAATCCTCGCTCGTTGATTCAAACAATTGGTCGGGCTGCACGAAATGCAAACGGCCACGTGATTATGTATGCCGATAAGGTGACAAGGGCGATGCAGGAGGCGATGGATGAAACGGCTCGTCGTCGTGACATTCAGATGGCTTATAACAAGGAACATGGCATCACGCCACAAACAATTAAAAAAGAAATTCGCGACTTAATTAGTGCAAGCAAGGCGGCTGAAGAAGTTGAAGACGTTGACTTGACCCAAGTTGACTTTGCTGATTTGCCAAAGTCAGACCAGACTGAAATTTTGGAAAACCTAACTAGCCAAATGAAGGCTGCAGCCAAGGGCTTAGACTTTGAGACTGCTGCTAAAATTCGCGATAATATTATGAAATTGAGGAAACGGGCCGGCCGGTAAAGGGTTGGTCTCTAGTCACCGCTGTGATAAAACAGGGGTGAACTTGCCAAGCGGGTTTTGGCTCGTTTGACCATGAAAGAGGATTTTATGGCGAAAGATAAAATTGAAATTCGCGGGGCTCGTGCCCATAACTTAAAAAATATTGATGTTGATATTCCCAAGGAATCCCTCACGGTTGTGACTGGCCTATCGGGATCAGGAAAGTCCTCTCTAGCTTTTGATACCCTCTATGCCGAGGGGCAACGACGCTACGTGGAATCATTGTCCGCCTACGCCCGGCAATTTTTGGGACAGATGGATAAGCCTGATGTTGACTCGATTGACGGCCTCTCACCGGCCATTTCCATTGATCAAAAGACAACTTCGAATAATCCACGGTCAACGGTTGGGACAGTAACCGAGATTTCGGATTACTTCCGCCTGTTGTTTGCTCGAGTAGGGAAACCTGACGATCCAAAGGATGGGACGAAAATTCTCCATTCGATCGATCAAATGGTCGAATACGCTCAAAAAGCGTTACCTGAGGGGACCCGTCTGCAGGTTTTTGCACCGATTATTAAACACAAGAAGGGCACCCATGAAAAGGCCTTTGCTCAGATGCAAAAGCAGGGTTATTTACGGGCTCGCATTGATGGTGAAATTGTCGAACTTGATACAGTTGATGACCTTGCTTTGGAACGCAACCGCTTCCATGATATTGATGTTTTGGTGGATCGAATTGTGTTGCGGGCTGATGCTCGGTCGCGCCTTTTTGATTCAATTGAAGCAGCGACGAACCTAGCGGGGGGATTAGTCGTTTTGGAACCAGTTGGCCGTGGTGATGAGGAGGTTCCCGCGCCATTGAGGTTCTCAGACCACTATTTGGGTGACCTGAAAGATTTTAAGGTTGGCCGGTTGGAACCGCGACTCTTTTCTTTCAACGCACCAATGGGAGCTTGCCCAGTTTGTCAGGGACTGGGGGCAACCCAGGAGGTTGATTTAGACCTCGTTGTGCCTGATGATACCTTGACGCTGAAACAGGGCGCTCTGGCGCCTTGGAACCCAATTTCTTCCAATTACTATCCTGCATTGTTGGAACAGTTCTGTGAACAATTTGGAATTGACCAAAATGTGCCCTTCATGGACTTATCAAAGAAGGACCAAGACCTGATTTTATATGGTTCGGGTGAAAAAGAATTCCATTTCCATTTTCAAAACGATTTTGGTGGCGTTCGTGATGCTGATCAGGTTTTCGAAGGGGTGATGAATAACGTTTCCCGGCGGTATAAGGAAACCAACTCTGACTTTACTCGTGACCAAATGGCCCAGTACATGACGCGATTAACCTGTCCAGCATGTCATGGATACCGGTTAAATCCGGCGGCCTTGTCGATTAAGGTTGGGGGTCGCAATATTGGTGATGTCACTAATTTGCCAGTTGATGAAGAGCTAGCATACTTTGCTAATTTAACCTTTGGCCCCCAGGACCAGGAAATTGCTCAACCAATTTTAAAAGAAATTCAAGATCGACTTGGCTTTTTGCGGTCGGTTGGCCTTGATTATTTGACGCTATCTCGTTCTGCAGCGACATTGTCTGGTGGTGAATCTCAGCGAATTCGTTTAGCAACACAAATTGGATCCAACCTATCTGGGGTTCTTTATGTTTTGGATGAGCCATCGATTGGTTTGCACCAGCGCGATAATGACAAGCTCTTAGCATCAATGAAGTCAATGCGTGATTTGGGCAATACGTTGGTTGTCGTGGAACACGACGAGGATACCATGGAGGCGGCCGACTACCTCATTGATGTCGGCCCTGGTGCTGGGTCACTTGGTGGCCAAATTATGGCTGCTGGAACACCGACCGAGGTCATGCAGAATCCAAAATCTTTGACGGGTCAGTACCTTTCGGGGAAGCGGTATATTCCAGTACCAAAGTCTCGTCGGAAGGGTAATGGAGCAGAAATTGTCATTCGAGGAGCAAAGGAAAATAACCTGAAAAACATTACGGCGAAGTTCCCACTGGGCAAGTTTGTGGCCGTAACGGGGGTTTCTGGATCGGGCAAGTCGACACTCGTCAATACCATTTTAAAACGGGTTTTGAAGCAAAAACTCAACAAGAATTCAAATAAGCCTGGTGCTTACCGCTCGGTTGAAGGAATTGAAAACCTCGAACAAGTAGTTGATATCGACCAATCGCCAATCGGTCGAACGCCACGGTCAAACCCTGCCACTTATACAGGTGTTTTTGACGATATTCGCGAGTTGTTTGCCCAGACAAATGAGGCTAAACTCCGTGGCTATTCTAAGGGACGGTTTTCTTTTAATACGAAGGGTGGCCGTTGTGAAAACTGTCGTGGTGATGGAGTCATCAAGATTGAGATGAACTTTTTACCTGATGTTTACGTAGCCTGTGAGGTCTGTGGTGGTACTCGTTACAATTCTGAAACCTTGGAAGTTACTTATAAGGATAAGACGATTTCTCAAGTTTTGGATATGACCGCTAAGGAAGCCCTCGATTTCTTTGCACCAATTCCAAAAATTGCGCGCCGTTTGCAAACAATTAATGATGTTGGTTTGGGCTATGTAAAATTAGGTCAGTCCGCAACAACCCTATCAGGTGGTGAGGCGCAGCGAATGAAGCTGGCTTCCGAATTACACCGAAGGACAAACGGGAAGACGATTTATATCTTAGATGAACCAACAACTGGCTTGCATACCGATGACATTGCTCGATTGCTAACGGTTTTGAACCGTTTGGTTGATGCCGGCAATACGGTCGTTGTTATCGAGCACAACTTGGACGTAATAAAATCAGCTGACTGGTTGATTGATTTGGGTCCAGAGGGCGGTGCCGGTGGTGGTAAGATTCTGGTCACTGGGACACCGGAAAAGGTTGCGAAAAATACCGAATCTTATACGGCAAAGTATTTGAAAAAAATTATGGACCGGGATATTGCCCGTGAAAAGCGTGATGAAAAATCAGTGCAGCCCTAAAGAACAATAAAAACGGCAGTGACCATCTGCTTTTGATGGTCACTGCCGTTTTGTTTTCTAATAATTGAAAGTGCTTAGCTTGGCTTAAACCGCAACCGCACCACGGATAGCCGGTTCTGATTCATAATCCAAAATTTTAATATCATCCATGGTGTAATCAAAGATTGACTTGACCTCAGGGTTCAGCCAAAGCTTTGGCAATGGATGCATTGGTCGACTAATTTGTTCTTTGACTTGGTCGATGTGGTTCTTGTAGATATGTGTGTCGCCGATGGTGTGGACGAAGTCACCAACTTCCAGACCAGTTTGAGCAGCAATCATGTGAATCAACAGCGAGTAAGAAGCGATATTGAAGGGAACGCCTAAGAAAAAGTCACCTGAGCGTTGGTAAAGTTGTGCGGAGAGCTTACCATCGCTGACGTAGTACTGGGATAAGACATGGCAGGAAGGTAATGGTGCCTGGGGAGTTGTTTCTGCATTCCAGGCAGACAAAATTAAACGCCGAGAGTTCGGATTGTTCTTGATTTGGTCGATTAAGTTGCTGACTTGGTCTGTGGTACCACCTTCGGGCAAAACTGAAGCCCATGACCGCCAGAGCTTACCGTAAACTTCACCGATATAACCGTACTTTTCCATAAAATCATCATCGTTTAAGATTTTGTCGACGAAGATGTCCTTTTGTTCCTGGTAGAGAGCATTGAACTGGGAATCGGTTTGTGACCGCAAGCCAAAATCAGTCATGTCCGGTCCGCTGTACTCGTCAGACTCAATCCAGTTTTTAAAGGCCCATTCGTCCCAGATATGGTTATTGTTTTGCAACAAGAAGCGGATGTTATTATCACCGCGCAAGAACCAGAGCAATTCTGATTTGATCAGCTTGAAGAAAACTTTTTTAGTGGTTAAAAGAGGAAATCCTTCCTGGAGGTCAAAGCGCATCTGTGTTCCAAAGATTGAATAGGTTCCGGTCCCAGTTCGATCATCCTTGTAGTGGCCTTCGTTTAAAATTTTAGCCGCCATATCGAGGTATGTTTGTTCGTTTTGACTCATGATTAGTCCCCTTTAATAAAAAATTATCCTTCTCAGTATAGCAAAAAAGCCAAGAGTACTCCTGGCTTTTTCTTGGGTCTAGTCTTGAATAAATTGAGTGAGGTTAATTTGCTCAGCTGTCTGTTCTTCAAAGGGGACTTGGACTAAGGCAACATTTTTTTCTTCTAAGAGGGACTCGGCAAATTCGTCATTGTGATAGTCGCGCATGAAGTTAATCTTTTTAATGCCGGCTTGAAGCAAGAGTTTTGTACACTGCACGCAGGGAACATCGGTGACATAGACTTCTGATCCTTCAACGGCAATGCCCATCGAGGCGGC
It contains:
- a CDS encoding thymidylate synthase; this translates as MSQNEQTYLDMAAKILNEGHYKDDRTGTGTYSIFGTQMRFDLQEGFPLLTTKKVFFKLIKSELLWFLRGDNNIRFLLQNNNHIWDEWAFKNWIESDEYSGPDMTDFGLRSQTDSQFNALYQEQKDIFVDKILNDDDFMEKYGYIGEVYGKLWRSWASVLPEGGTTDQVSNLIDQIKNNPNSRRLILSAWNAETTPQAPLPSCHVLSQYYVSDGKLSAQLYQRSGDFFLGVPFNIASYSLLIHMIAAQTGLEVGDFVHTIGDTHIYKNHIDQVKEQISRPMHPLPKLWLNPEVKSIFDYTMDDIKILDYESEPAIRGAVAV
- a CDS encoding deoxycytidylate deaminase, which translates into the protein MSDNRISWDQYFIAQAAILSTRSTCTRRHVGAILVKDHRIIASGYNGAVSGTPHCTEVGDYVVDGHCIRAVHAEQNALMQAASMGIAVEGSEVYVTDVPCVQCTKLLLQAGIKKINFMRDYHNDEFAESLLEEKNVALVQVPFEEQTAEQINLTQFIQD